In Actinomadura citrea, a single window of DNA contains:
- a CDS encoding aldehyde dehydrogenase family protein, which produces MPDRLSVRKTYKLYIGGAFPRSESGRSYPVTDSKGRFLANASHASRKDARDAVVAARKAFPGWSGRTAYNRAQILYRIAEMLEGRRDQFIDELRQAGASKGAAGTEVDAAVDRWVWYAGWADKLAAVTGAANPVSGPFFNFSTPEPTGVVAVVAPDSPLLGLVSVLAPVIVSGNTTVVIASEPAPLPSITLAEVLATSDLPGGVVNLLTGHRTEIAPWLAAHMDVNALDLAGALPEHVRELEDKAAGNLKRVLRPTGDDWAGEPGTARMTAFLETKTVWHPVGV; this is translated from the coding sequence ATGCCTGACCGTCTCTCCGTGCGCAAGACCTACAAGCTCTACATCGGGGGCGCGTTCCCCCGGTCCGAATCCGGCAGGTCCTACCCCGTGACCGACTCCAAGGGACGCTTCCTGGCCAACGCCTCCCACGCGTCCCGCAAGGACGCCCGCGACGCCGTGGTCGCCGCCCGCAAGGCCTTCCCCGGCTGGTCCGGACGCACCGCCTACAACCGCGCCCAGATCCTGTACCGCATCGCCGAGATGCTGGAAGGACGCCGCGACCAGTTCATCGACGAACTGCGCCAGGCCGGCGCGTCCAAGGGCGCCGCCGGGACCGAGGTGGACGCCGCCGTCGACCGCTGGGTCTGGTACGCGGGCTGGGCCGACAAACTCGCCGCCGTCACCGGGGCCGCCAACCCCGTCTCCGGACCGTTCTTCAACTTCTCCACCCCCGAACCCACCGGCGTCGTCGCCGTCGTCGCACCCGACTCGCCGCTGCTCGGCCTGGTCTCGGTCCTGGCCCCCGTCATCGTCTCCGGCAACACCACCGTGGTCATCGCATCCGAACCCGCACCACTGCCCTCCATCACCCTCGCCGAAGTCCTGGCGACCTCCGACCTGCCAGGCGGTGTCGTCAACCTCCTCACCGGCCACCGCACCGAGATCGCACCCTGGCTGGCCGCCCACATGGACGTCAACGCCCTCGACCTCGCCGGCGCGCTCCCCGAGCACGTACGGGAGCTGGAGGACAAGGCGGCCGGGAACCTCAAGCGCGTTCTGCGCCCCACGGGCGACGACTGGGCCGGCGAACCGGGAACCGCACGCATGACCGCGTTCCTGGAGACGAAGACCGTCTGGCATCCGGTGGGCGTCTGA
- a CDS encoding DUF2630 family protein gives MDEKDILARIDAFVGEERRLRERYQRDELDREEEHRRLERLEVALDQCWDLLRRRRARLEAGEDPGGAEVRPPDEVEGYLQ, from the coding sequence ATGGACGAGAAGGACATCCTGGCCCGTATCGACGCGTTCGTGGGGGAGGAGCGCCGGCTCCGCGAGCGGTACCAGCGCGACGAGCTCGACCGCGAGGAGGAGCACCGGCGGCTGGAACGGCTGGAGGTCGCGCTCGACCAGTGCTGGGACCTGCTGCGCCGCCGCCGGGCCAGGCTGGAGGCCGGCGAGGACCCCGGCGGCGCCGAGGTCCGGCCGCCGGACGAGGTCGAAGGCTACCTGCAGTGA
- a CDS encoding LLM class flavin-dependent oxidoreductase — MTPPRPRRPLRFGLSLAPDASAPLVRIAQEADRCGLDLLGIRDQPYRRDTADALALMAAVLAGTSRIRVLPAVACLPLRPPAALAKAIATMDRLSGGRAELGLGTGMEPGGVEVYGGPRLAGAASRRALEEAVQLIRLHWSDQNGLRFAGEHYRFAASQAGPAPAHQIGIWLGVTGPRGLDLAGRVADGWIAPSSLVPPKRLADGQRRLDDAALRAGRGPGEIRRVYVLEGDVDGRESRGFLHGPPRQWIYELTELAVGHGVDSFLYGGNPEQLQVFAMEIVPAVREQVTRERAGPAQGGPRPEAPSRAGQPSPHGTSVP; from the coding sequence GTGACCCCGCCTCGACCGAGGCGCCCGCTGCGGTTCGGCCTGTCCCTCGCCCCGGACGCTTCCGCGCCGCTGGTCCGCATCGCCCAGGAGGCGGACCGGTGCGGGCTCGACCTGCTCGGGATCCGTGACCAGCCGTACCGGCGCGACACCGCCGACGCGCTCGCGCTGATGGCGGCCGTGCTGGCCGGCACGTCCCGGATCCGGGTGCTGCCCGCCGTGGCGTGCCTGCCGCTGCGCCCGCCCGCCGCGCTCGCCAAGGCGATCGCGACGATGGACCGGCTCAGCGGCGGCCGTGCCGAACTCGGTCTCGGCACGGGGATGGAGCCGGGCGGCGTCGAGGTCTACGGCGGGCCGCGCCTGGCCGGCGCGGCGTCGCGCCGTGCCCTGGAGGAGGCGGTGCAGCTCATCCGGCTGCACTGGAGCGACCAGAACGGGCTCCGGTTCGCGGGCGAGCACTACCGGTTCGCGGCGTCGCAGGCGGGCCCGGCGCCCGCGCACCAGATCGGCATCTGGCTGGGCGTCACCGGTCCGCGCGGCCTCGACCTCGCCGGGAGGGTCGCCGACGGCTGGATCGCGCCGTCGTCGCTCGTCCCGCCGAAGCGGCTCGCGGACGGGCAGCGCCGCCTCGACGACGCCGCGCTGAGGGCCGGTCGGGGGCCCGGCGAGATCCGCCGCGTCTACGTCCTCGAAGGGGACGTCGACGGGCGGGAGTCGCGGGGCTTCCTGCACGGCCCGCCGCGCCAGTGGATCTACGAGCTGACCGAGCTGGCCGTCGGGCACGGCGTCGACTCGTTCCTGTACGGCGGCAATCCCGAGCAGCTCCAGGTGTTCGCCATGGAGATCGTCCCGGCCGTCCGGGAACAGGTCACCCGTGAACGGGCCGGGCCCGCGCAGGGCGGGCCACGGCCGGAGGCCCCGTCCCGGGCCGGTCAGCCCTCGCCCCACGGTACGAGCGTGCCGTGA